In the Halococcus hamelinensis 100A6 genome, GGGTCAATAGACCAGATCACTCGACCCGGAGCGTCGCGGTGAGCGAGCCGCCGTCGGCGAGCGCCGTCACGAGCTCCCGGTCGAGGTCGCCGGCCGCCCGGTCCGCGCCCACCATCACCGTCCGGTCGTCGACGTAGTCGCTGGTCCGACAGACGAGGCTCCGGTCGTTCGTGCAGTCGAGGTCGGGATGGCCGCGCCCGCGAACGGTTCGGGTCAGCCCATCGACGGCGAGTTCGAGGCTGACGGTCGCGTCGGCGTCGCGGCAGGCGTCGACGAACGCGGGGTCGAAGTCGGCGGGCGTCCGGTCGGCCTCGATCCCGAGGATACAGTCGCCGGCGGGCGTGAGGTAGTCGTCGGCGGTGAGTTCGAGCGTGCTCGCGTGGCGCGCGGTGACGTGTTCGTGACCGCGTGCGCGGACGATTTCTTCCACGCCGGTCGTCGGCGGGAGCCGCACTTAGGGCTACGTCTTCGCGACGGTCACCGTGATGGCACCGCAGACGCACTCGTAGGCCCGGCGCTCGCCGCCCACGTCCCGGAAGACCAGTGCGGGCTCCGGGTCGAGGTCGCGCCCGCACCCTTCGGCCTCGCAGGTCAGCGTGAGTTCTTCGAACATACCGGAGGGACGTCTGCAGGGGCTATGAACCGGCGGCAACCCCGGAGTGAAACTGAAAGAAACACACGGAAGGGCTATGCCCCGCGCGCCCACTTCGGTTGACATGAACCTCCGCGAGTGGAGCGCGGCCGCGGTCGACCCGGGCGGGCGAGATCCACCGAAACCCGACGAGTGGATCGCCGTCGACGGTCCCGAGAGCCCGACGCGCTTCACCGGCGAGCGGACGGTCGCCTACCGAACCCGCTTCGCCGACCCCGGTGGAGCACGCGCCGAGATCCGTCTCGGCGGGCTCTACGCCCACGCGCGTATCTGGCTCAACGGCGAGTTCCTCGGGGAGCACGATACCTACTTCACGCCGTTCAGCGCCGTCGTCGATCCGGCGGACGAGAACGAACTCGTCGTGGCCTGTCGCGCGCCCGACGACCGCTTCGGCGGCGTCTTCGAGACGGACCACCTCCCGTCGCGGGACCGCGTTCCGGGGATCCGATGGGACGCCACCGTCGAACCCGTCCCCGAGGTCGCCCTCACCGACCTCACGGTCCGGCCGGCCGAGGGTGACGAGACGGGGATCAACGCCATCGTCACCGTCGACGCCGGGACGGAGCTCTCGGGGCGGATCCGGCTGACGCTCCACCCCGCGGACGGCGAGGCTACGAGCGCGATGACGTCCGTCGGGGTCGCGGCGGAGGCAGGCGGGCGCGTCACCGTTCAGGGTCGGCTCTCGGTTCGTGACCCCGACCGGTGGTGGCCGCGTGGCTTCGGCTCACAACAGCGCTATACGGTGCGGGCGGCGCTCGGCGACCACGAACGCACCGCGACAACCGGCTTTCGGACCGTCGAGTACGGCTCCGGGGGGCTGGTCGTGAACGGAACGCAGGTCCCGGTTCGCGGCCGGGTCGTGCTCCCGACGACCGACCCCGCGGACGCGGCGGGGGCCATCGAGCGCGCGGTCGAGACGAACGCGAACCTCGTGCGGTGGTACGGCCACGTCCCGCCCGAGTCGGCCTACGACGCAGCCGACGAGGCGGGCGTGCTCCTCATGCAGGACCTGCCGATGAGTCCGGGCGCGCTCGACGCCGAACGCGCCCGGTCGCTTGCGCGCCAGCTCTCGGGGGCCTACGGCCACCACGCGAGCCTCGCGTGCTTCGGGGTCCACGACGACGCCTACGAATTCGAGACGGCCACCGACCGGGGTTCGTGGCGGGTGCTTCGCGCGGTGAGTGGGCGCGAGCACGCGGCGACCGCGACGGCGGCCACGGGCACGCTGCCGGGGTCCGTCCCCGCGCTCGCCGTCCCCGGTCTCGATGCCGGTATCGAGGACGGGACCGAGGGCTGGGTGGTCGACGGTTAC is a window encoding:
- a CDS encoding DUF371 domain-containing protein, producing the protein MEEIVRARGHEHVTARHASTLELTADDYLTPAGDCILGIEADRTPADFDPAFVDACRDADATVSLELAVDGLTRTVRGRGHPDLDCTNDRSLVCRTSDYVDDRTVMVGADRAAGDLDRELVTALADGGSLTATLRVE
- a CDS encoding glycoside hydrolase family 2 protein, translating into MNLREWSAAAVDPGGRDPPKPDEWIAVDGPESPTRFTGERTVAYRTRFADPGGARAEIRLGGLYAHARIWLNGEFLGEHDTYFTPFSAVVDPADENELVVACRAPDDRFGGVFETDHLPSRDRVPGIRWDATVEPVPEVALTDLTVRPAEGDETGINAIVTVDAGTELSGRIRLTLHPADGEATSAMTSVGVAAEAGGRVTVQGRLSVRDPDRWWPRGFGSQQRYTVRAALGDHERTATTGFRTVEYGSGGLVVNGTQVPVRGRVVLPTTDPADAAGAIERAVETNANLVRWYGHVPPESAYDAADEAGVLLMQDLPMSPGALDAERARSLARQLSGAYGHHASLACFGVHDDAYEFETATDRGSWRVLRAVSGREHAATATAATGTLPGSVPALAVPGLDAGIEDGTEGWVVDGYTGAAGDLDPGTHTRYAVAGTDAAAATNAERTVAALRRSGIPFLTAFAPPDAASVDATLATGFDPVNVFLDDPTGPEPAVVVGNDAADPVTGEVEWVAGERSGTFTVDLGPASRATVGTVDPPAEADAIDLVLSVEGRSVETSYPR